From the Anoplolepis gracilipes chromosome 15, ASM4749672v1, whole genome shotgun sequence genome, the window TCCTTTATAATGATGGTTTCatctaaaaacataattattcttttgtatGAACTTATCATGAATACATGTTATaagttttatgttattttatgtacgtgcgtttgtgtgtgtgtgtaagtaTGTAACAATTTGTTCTTTCTCGAGTCAAGTAAACAATGACCTTCATTCAAATAAAACTCTTTATTTCTTCTGATCTTTCAGTAGAGGATATTGTATCCTTAATCGACAATGTTGCGATGCAACTGACCAATGGCTTCCACGACCGAACGCTGCAAATGAATGTAATCTCTATGTGTAGTCATCTGAAGCTTTATGCCAACCAATTAGAAGCTATTTACAAAGGTAAATGATCTGatgttatatgtaaaatttattttcaaagttttttcttattcaatttaatggtttaatttttttttttttctatataaaatttgacgaCAAATTTCATGTGTACTTAATTAACGttgttatttcaattataaataatttataaaatatagttgagtaatgaatgtgtgtgtgtgtgtgtgtgtgtttatgtaatttctctctcttttatgttTTACTTTCTACATTCCCAAAATATGCGTACATTTGTgcgtaaatatacatactaatataaatataaatagataaataatagatagatGTGTACATCACCTTTGATTGCTCTTTGATATAATTAGGCATCACTAAGTATCGATAAAAGTGTTAAAACTGCAATGAATCTAAAATACCTATTGTAGCTACAGAGAGCCGAGTTTGCTCAACTGAAAGTGGAGCTCGtttgtaaaaagagaaattgtagAGCTCgagtttgaatttatattttgacaaataatgaaatttcttCTGGTTTATCGCTCAACTTTTATCTTGCCGATcgtcattttataaaaagcagACATAATCGCAATAAGACggttatacttattattttacttaataaattattattttatttaataaattttctacgtttattatttttagtaagaATTGGCTTtactgataattattattttctttagatCAGCTTGACCGAGCCTTTGTGGCGATCAGAAATGGGAGCCAAGACGACAGATTAGATCTAACGACCAGGGTTCATCTGCTGGAACTCATCGAACTGCGAGCAAAACAATGGCGTCACACGGATTCGATGGATGTGTATTATCAGCAAAAGTTGTCACATCTAGACAATGTAGGTCAAAGGcccttttatttataacttttatatatataagtttcctgaaattattatattaagatgctaaaaataaaagctagAGATATAAAGGTCACATGGTTGAAAACAACAACTTTTTGTCAAAGGCCCTTACTTCTTAAAAGAACTTTCTActacatatttcaaaaaattttttacaattatcgtTATtgaagcaaaatttttattctcagcGTCTCTCGATTTATAGAGTACATCAAAGTGTTTACAAGAGAAAGGAATTCAGCGCTTATTCaggacaattaaattaatttttttttttttttttttttttaataatttagatcaaacaatttaacattttattaacagGCCGAGACACTCCCCGATACACCTACGAATTCTCTGTCGTCTCCGTTATTGGTAATGACTTCACCCACTTCGACGCCAATTTTGGGACCTGGTGAAGTGATCAAGAATAGCGGAAAATTCACAAAACCTACGCGCATACCGgggaaaaattattgcaaagaCGAAGTTGTCATTCGCAATAGCGACTCGGGAAAAGGTAAATTCATTTACTCATATATTtgtcgtataaatatattccacTCGATTAAACAGAGGTGTATTCGATTCTTAAATGTAatgttatatgtacattaaaataccgtttttctgataattttgatattattattttttattttattacagaatGTTTCTATAAGTTATCGACAGTATCTTTAATAGTATGTTAATAATCAGCaggaatctttttttatacaaagtgTAGAAACAACaatctcatttttatataaaacgaaaTCACTCATTCTCGAATTAaactcttattgttagtgattTTTTTCGGTTATCAATTGTTCGTTctgttgttaaataatttgcaCGAAAATACAGTGATGGGAATAAAAGGGCGTCGGGTTCACATGATAGAAGAGCTCAGCCAGACGATCATCTCCTTCCAGCGAGGTAAAAAGCTATGAATGATCCGCCAATGGCTTGTCGCAGCATTTTGTGCTCATGCATAGCAAGAAATTTGTCGATATTAATCGATTGAACAAAACCCcatgtgttataaaaaaaaaaaaaaaaaaaaaaaaaaacatttatttatctttcattcCGAAGCATTGAATTttatactgacaatgagaaatttgttatattgacaattgttataaaaaatatatatgtacaaacacATGTTTGTGACAAAAAATTgccatttttctttaacagaTCATTCTTAATTTGTGCATGATAGAGCTGTTACACTTTAACCACATCATGATCGGGCCACTTTTGAGTTAGTTTAGTGTTATAGTTTTGCAATAAAACttactaataataaactaaaGTATATGTTAAAGTTAATTTCCTTCTTTCATGTAATGACaaagaaattgtaaattttgacGAAATACATATtaggatttaatttttttttttttttttttttttatcagttatgctcaaaaaatttaatttcttcatcgcaatctaatatgtaataattcttttacattaGCCGTTGTGGAATGTATCTCTCGTTAATAACTCGATGAATGAAGTGCTTTAAAAGCCAAATAAATACTAGAGTTATTAACACATGCCACACACAGATTAATCGATTGACACACTCGCGCACACCGCAGGTTTCACAAGGAATCATtagcatttaatttaacttattttaactttttgttaaaatatcagATGAGTTACACgagcaaaacattttttattttatacttaatgtaactgtaaaagatttttaaatatagtgtgaatgtatattttttatatatgtttatagttTATACCGATAACATCTTGCTTTGGCGATAGATATCTTTCTTTAACAATACTTAATTAATGTTACATCTTGTTTAATACGTAATAACTATACTATTGATTTGTGTAAAAGATCTTAACGATAACAATCGCACATAATTTCTCTatgaatattgatattaataagaaagtCTGTCTCACTTACATTACTATATTTTGATTCATAGTAAACCCTGGAGCTAAAGAACGACTTGTCCAAATCACGGGAACGTCCGAGGACAAGATTCAGtatgtttgaataatttgttaaacttATTATAAAGCCTTAAATctctgttaaaaataattataagctgtacatttatatttcgtttTCTTTTGTGTTAGTTACGCGAaggatttaataaaagatacgaTACAACGAAATGCATCTCCAGTGAGACTGGAACAGAACTCTGGTGGCGAGAAAGGAGCTATGGGTGGTTCTAGCTCCTCGCTCAACAGTAGCGCATCGGACGAGAGCAACCGACTGCAACACAACTCTCGTTTACGTTCGTCTCTCTTGCACAGTTTCTCCACCAACGACGCCAGTATAGGCGAATACAAGTATACTGTTACCGTTGGCAATCAGTCCCTCAAAATTACTGGCTGCAATCTCGATCTCGTCAGggtaataaaatcattataaattctgaattttaattatttactttttagtaatttaactaaatttatcagtatttatcaattttattttaaattaaaattactttaatcattttaatatatataattatgtaatttctaattcaattttttcccCTTGTATTCTTTCTTCATTTTGTTTCCatctacatttatttatgtacataatttctttgcctaataagaatattattaatatcttaatggAAACTGGATGGGGTTGGGGGCGGGCGGATGTTATAGACAGCGAAACTGGTACTGGATGAACACTTTTTGGGCGAGTCAGAGAACTTTACCAGTGGAATAGAATACTTCAACTATGAGGATGAACCTAGTTTCTCCGTAACTACAGTCTCCTCCGGTATTCCCCGTTGTACACCGTTGTTGCCGTTGGACAATGTAAACGCTTCTTCTTCTCTAAATCGAGAATTAAGCCTAGACAGTGCTGCAACCTCTTCAGAAAGCGAAGAAACTTACAAATCTCGACCGATCTCCGAAGAACAATACTCCAAGACTCAACAaggtacaatatatgtatatatatatatatatatatatatatatatatatatatatatatatgtatgtatgtatttttaatattaaaatatagtcgTTATAATAACTTGAAAAGAATTGTATAATCttgattttattgttaaaaagaattctgaataataaacataaactgCCGTACCTTTCGAcgaattgtttataaatttaataatttgattttttattatagctttTACCAAAATCTATACGTACATAATTTGGtcacattaaatttaattcaaaacaaaaaatttatattaataatatgtaattatataatattttaatcgacgtttaattctatttatccAGTTCCAGAAGCAAGAGAACTTACGTACGAGTTTCTGCTGCTATGTGCGACGGGCCCGTACGCGAAGCGACCTCCCGCCGATTGGGCGCGCATACAGAAGGAATGTCCCAATATAGTTCGTAAGGTACCGTTATGCGACAAGAACGCTAATCATATACTGTGCAACACCTTCCGTATTACTCTTCCTTGCAACGCTGCAGTTTAATActcctatatacatatatatatacatataatacttattataaatatgaaccCCGAGAATGAATTTGCGTTTTCAAGAATGTGGTGGTAATATGaatgtgattatatatatatatatatatatatatatatatatatatatatatatatatatattatagtgattTTTAAcgctataatatgtatattttttttaacacgcaCGCTTTTAAACGCTACAAGAACAGAGATGAGATCTGTTTTCATTCAATAACAAATTACTGAATAAGTAATTAacacgaaagagagaaagtctAAAATGGAGATTATTATAAACGTGCGAATCTCACGAGGATCACATTTCACATTTCGCGTTTTGTATTGAAGAAGTTTATAGCAGACTCTTCGCAACACATATGTGACATTGTAAGTACAAGTTAGAGATTCTTCGCAATAATAAGGAGTTaagtaagattttttttttatcaaaatcaataCCAAAGATATTACAAGTGAGTTACGATATTTGTTTCGTGATTTTGACGCGTATAGGAATTATACAATTTCCAAAGACTGCGCGTATTAGAGAAATGAATTGActaaacgtatatatacatatacagtccTTGTGTAAAGTCATCGGGATCGAGCATATACACGTATATcgtatttctctttaatttccTCTTATTTCTCTTTACGTTACTCTCATTCTTGTCAATGtcacaaaataaaactattgcGTGTTCTGTTTCTCTTTCGCTTTCTCATTCCATTATAGTATGATAAATCAGTAATGGCAAAATGGAGGAGAATCTAAAATAAGAATCTAAAAAGAAGAATCGACCTTTAAGAGAGAAACAGTAAAGTGAAAGAAAAACGCAGAGGATAGAGGAAAAATGTAGAATGGAGAAAATCAACTATACTCATACAAAATGTgatttagaaaagaaatttgttatttgtatTCATTTCGAGAGTCGATCGAGATAATGatttgttacataaaataGAGATTATGTCTATTATTTGTTGCATACACAAAATTTTCTGTAATGTTATTCTCCAAAGTTTGAAAAAGTTTATGTTCCTATATTTTGAATCTAGAAATTACGCGCTGCGATACatgtttttaaagtattttttttatattgttagattatattgttcatttattataaaagattttatatatttactccCCCTCCCTCACCCCTGTCTttggtctttttttttttttttttttttttttttttttttgtttgaccttttttttaaaccttgTAAAAACactgatttattatttagagaagtggaatattattttatttaatatagtattatatgtacaagaGGCTAATAAGactaaactaataaaaataatgtgttgTATGTCAAACTCACACACACCGTATTAATAAATGcgtattgcaaaatttatttcaaattttgctccttgtttctttttaaacaagaaaagagtaatttgtaaaatattttttaaaacttttagcatgcttatttaaaaaatgtgttataaaaCTTGTACACAATTTGCAAAGTTGATGACTCTAAAATATTGTACCctgtttttagaaataaaaacaagtaAAACTTATGGTTTACCaacattttcaaatacatatgtttctacttttgtgtgtgtgtgtgtgtgtgtgtgtgtgtgtgtgtgtgtgtgtgtatcgctaataaaaaaagcatcgcgtaaaagatgttcggatatgtaattttatcgtCTGCATGTATCCTCGCGTAAGCAATTCAATTAACATTATTctgcttttaatttaaaagaatatggAAGCATGCTACTTGTAATAAAGCTCAATAATAaggtaagataaaataattttttgctttattacaACATGTCACGCAGCAATTTCGAAAACTAATCTTTTCCTATTGGCAGGCACCGATTCGCTGGTTCGAACCGGAGACGTACAAAGCCAAATTAGCAGCTGCTGGTTGTGTTGCGATATTGCCGATTAACGAAGCAGAAACCGACCCCGAGTGaagttaaaattgtttttcttctgGTATTCTTCTGTCTTGGTTAGAAATTTTCAGAAAGCAACTATATATAGTTTTGTCAGTTGTAACAAGATTACGGCGcgttttattcttatatatatacgcgcgtatgtgtatatgtacgctcttgtaaaaacaaaagatttctttagggataaaaaatagattacgCGTCCCAAAACATCTTAAAAcgtatatacctatatacaataaaacaattttgttggTAAATCTTTCtaacgatataaaaagaaagtctCTGCAAGCatttagatatacatattgaGATATATCGATGCAAACCCACGCACTGAATATACGCTTTATACAATTGATATATACTAGTCattagaatgaaaaatattttatttattgagtaaaaaattatttattgcgatCACTTTGCTTTCCTTTTTATTgggtatataatatatatcgttattCGAACCAGTTCCGTGAATTgtcgtgtaaaatatatatatatatatatatatatatatatatatgtgtgtgtgtgtgtgtgtgtgtgtgtgtgagtcaaatttacataaatttcaaaagcaaaactattatatattttagttattttttaatataaaaaatgaaatcatcaatatttatagaagCTAATACATTTTGATAGCTATATTAACTTTCACATAATTGCGATAGAAGATTAGTTGTGTTAGACTGAAGAATTGAAATTGTATACATTCAATAGAAAATACCCTTCATAAACAAGATTTCgagttacaataattttacttattattgttaattgaaTCGAGGAGATGTGTCTCAATCTTGAAAAAGATTGTAATCGTAAAAGACttgatatgcatatatatatatatatatatatatatatatatatatatgtgtgtgtgtgtgtgtgtgtgtgtgtgtgtgtgtgtgtgtgtgtgtgtatacatgttagaagaaaaaataatgtacgATAGAAGCTATGAGAACAATTATGtgctttttgtaataatacatgtaCTATATAGGTATGTATAACAAATTTGAATGGTGATTCCGAACTTTGCGATTTTTAGAGGAACAATTTCGTGTGTGACGCACGTTTATACGGAAATAAAGATTGAAAGAATCGTGATTTAGTATAATCTAGTCTACATATCTCAATGTGAAAACTATTATTTCCGTATTTATTCTACTGACAATGACAAAAAGGcaataacaagaaaaaacaaaatttaaaggaGCTTATATCtagtaaaaatgtttatgtacgtacaatgtgtatatgtatatatatatatacacacacacgagaATCGTTTGATCGTAGTAcaactaatatttttcttttcgacttataaattattttattatgtcatTAGCATGAGATATTGCTTCGTAATTATGtcacattttaattacaaaattgttaaacAGAAATATGTATGGTGTATACGCGATAGTTATGTGAAAGCggttcttatacatatatattatgtgtacagaattcaattttattgctACTTCACAGCTTTAGTTCAAACATTATActttaaacaaaagaaaaagttgttgcggtatgttttatattttgtttaatatttttatcaagtaaAAGATGAGcagaaagaataatattgtttaatatcgtacaaaaatctaaaaaagaaagatattagGCGATTGTTAccttacataatattattaacatttattaactaATCAGCTTTAGTAATAAGTGTTCACGAATAAGTGACTTCCTCGTGTATTGTGTACAAGTTTACTATGCGCAATGTCTAAAACACATGTACgcgtttttcaaatttttatacaatttattattattattatacggaTTTACACTGTATTTGcttcaaattttatgtatatatatatgtgtgtgtgtgtgtgtgtgtgtgtgtgtgtgtgtgtgtgtgtgtgtgtgtgtgtgtgtgtgtgtgtgtgtgtgcgtgcgtgtgcgtgcgtgtgcgcgcgtgtatatatatatatatatatatatatatacacacacacatacaatttATTTCCATCTTCTCTAACTGCGCAGCAATATAATAGTAccataatattgtattattatattttgtcgtttataataataaattaacaaagttAAGAGAATAATTGTCCTCTTCTCTTTTAagacaaagaaatatttcatataaactaAATGTGTAATAATGAAATCTATGCGATTCTCGGCactaagattttattattattccaatTTTATGTATCAAAGTGAGAGATAAATCACtgaacatacatacatatatgtatatgtacttcAACTCTGCAAACTCAGAGAATTATACTAAATTTCATTTGCACTCTTTAATTCGAGTCTCTTTGTAAAAATCTTAGTAGTGCTCGACGAAAATTCGCGCTTGTCGATTGCATTTTTCCCCTTTATTCTTTCCTCCTAGCTGTTTCTTTTATCGCTATACATTTACATagctattatatttgtattgcGAGTGATTACGGGAGTGGCCTCGTTATTCatgaaaaaacatatattatattatatcaatattttagtcCAGTCTAAAATCAATCTCAATTATGATCTAGCTAGagcatatatagatatatgtatataaaactagTTCTTcgctttataattaatacacacCATTTGTCATCGCTTTTGTGGCAGATGCGTAAAATCGTGATCTAATAACGCAACGTAAACGATATatggtatacatatatatgcacttattacataataaataacagattTGTGTTTTAGAGAGCGATAACTAataacaaaacttttatatatatatatcgcgtgtaaaaaaattaaggtaATGTAATATACGGGAATAAACGTAACACAAGCGAATAAGTTtcgcttttttcttttttttttttctattatacattatatactgATACTACACGTTGTGTGAAAAGATTAACGATAAATACTCTCTAATGTTTGTAAAGGTTTTCCTTAATCTTTGTGCAATTTCCAATTGCATAATTCCGATGTAATTCAGAGcgttacatattttcttaaatatatctatatgtacgcgtatatatatgtgtgtgcattTGAATTATGGAGTGTGAttacgaataattatttatatttacgatgcatgcacataatataaatttgttagaaCACTTTACATTTTGCGACTGATAAATAGTCAATATAGCGCAATCcgttttcctttttttgctTCTTTAAGCATCgattttctacatattttcaatGGATCGAGAACAAGtggtgttttatatatacaaattaagcggaataacttataataaattcaattttttgtcatttatttagagtaatattataaattcaaattaaaaggacacacacacacatatacagaaattaaaaattattatttaacaacatggatcatttttgttcattttccaaaatacaattatataatgaaagagagatagagagacagacagacagacagagaaGTAGAAAGGGAAACAgagatttatgtttatttttaatttaaaaaaatttttttaatttttcacccataaaattttgatgaacCTGACACTGACTATAACTTTTATACAATACATGGAAAGAAATTTGCACACTTACTTGGTTCGcgatacaaaaatatgaaaaaaatgagcaaaaaaatattcaagatattgcttctatatatatatatatatatatatatatatatatatatatatatatatatatttgttttaaatgtgtattgtgtgtgtgtatatatatacacacatattaaaCACGTCCACCAAAATAATTCGGCTATAAGAATGAAAAACTAAATACTAAATTTTGTTCATcatcaaataaacataaaatgtatatgtgtgtgtttaacGCGCACGCACTAGTATCTTTCGGTTCTGCGCAAAGTTAACGcgaaatatgcaaataatgctaaaaaatttaaggataggacatatttttcgtttatttttatagcttaGAGATATCACCTTTTATAAAGCATAAATTTGCTAAAGTCATTTGCGACaagtcatttaaatataaatttcgctattttatactattcaTGAGGGGAGAAGGGAGGGTGAGGGGAGAGGGTGGAGGTGAGGGTGGGAGGATGGACGAATCTCGATCCCGCGAAAATCTACTATCTTCTGCTTTtccatttatatcaaaaatgtgCACAATATCGAATATAccctacatacatataatatcgtCGTCATATACggtattgtaaaatgtaaatgtgcTATTTGATGAACGATATTATCATACATTTATGAAAGAAAcaattatgtgtatgtatacgcGCGCGTATATACGCtttaagagaatataaaatttatcagctGCCTCATCCGCAAtagttgttttctttttttttctccttaatatatattataaattgtgtcCCCCGTCTCACTCGCATGAATATCTCCTATATATGTACAACAGCGCACCTATATCTTGTTGTACATACTCCATGGCATGCCAAAGTTAGCGCAAGATACATTAAACTATTTCGCACTTTTTGCAGCTGCATTAATCGCTGCTGCATATACCTGCATGCCTATGAATTTAAACGCTTTTTAGCACAAATTTGGAGTGCAACTTTCCTAATCTCATACATGTTcagaataaatttctatctaaacaaaatcaaatcaaaGCTCTCCTCGCGCTTTCACTTGAAATCTATTTGCAATTTTCTCCTGCTTATTCTTGTCGATTTTACATCCGAGTACTGTACATATGCACGAAGTAGCACATAGACGAACAAGCTAGCCGGACGTGGCTGAAACACAATTTTCCAAAACAAGCGCGTATGATTGACTCGAAGATTGGCGGGTTTATATTCCGCATTTAATTACATCATTAGGTATATAGTCGCGCTTCTCATCCCTCATGATTTAATGCACGCGTGCCATACACCATCCTACAGAAAATATGTTCGCGACACACTTtctcacatttatatttcgtaaatgtaaaaaatgtttttcccaTACATGCACGCATACGCATACACAcaacacacgcacacacacgtcCGCACACGCATGCATGCACgcactttttgtttttttcttttctttttttctttttttttttccaagtcTCCCAGTTTCTCGTTACAACATAAAAT encodes:
- the Mxt gene encoding eukaryotic translation initiation factor 4E-binding protein Mextli isoform X1, whose product is MATAQLNRARTVKKLEKPRPLKLNQRNSTVDGRITTVEDIVSLIDNVAMQLTNGFHDRTLQMNVISMCSHLKLYANQLEAIYKDQLDRAFVAIRNGSQDDRLDLTTRVHLLELIELRAKQWRHTDSMDVYYQQKLSHLDNAETLPDTPTNSLSSPLLVMTSPTSTPILGPGEVIKNSGKFTKPTRIPGKNYCKDEVVIRNSDSGKVMGIKGRRVHMIEELSQTIISFQRVNPGAKERLVQITGTSEDKIHYAKDLIKDTIQRNASPVRLEQNSGGEKGAMGGSSSSLNSSASDESNRLQHNSRLRSSLLHSFSTNDASIGEYKYTVTVGNQSLKITGCNLDLVRTAKLVLDEHFLGESENFTSGIEYFNYEDEPSFSVTTVSSGIPRCTPLLPLDNVNASSSLNRELSLDSAATSSESEETYKSRPISEEQYSKTQQVPEARELTYEFLLLCATGPYAKRPPADWARIQKECPNIVRKAPIRWFEPETYKAKLAAAGCVAILPINEAETDPE
- the Mxt gene encoding eukaryotic translation initiation factor 4E-binding protein Mextli isoform X2, which gives rise to MATAQLNRARTVKKLEKPRPLKLNQRNSTVDGRITTVEDIVSLIDNVAMQLTNGFHDRTLQMNVISMCSHLKLYANQLEAIYKDQLDRAFVAIRNGSQDDRLDLTTRVHLLELIELRAKQWRHTDSMDVYYQQKLSHLDNAETLPDTPTNSLSSPLLVMTSPTSTPILGPGEVIKNSGKFTKPTRIPGKNYCKDEVVIRNSDSGKVNPGAKERLVQITGTSEDKIHYAKDLIKDTIQRNASPVRLEQNSGGEKGAMGGSSSSLNSSASDESNRLQHNSRLRSSLLHSFSTNDASIGEYKYTVTVGNQSLKITGCNLDLVRTAKLVLDEHFLGESENFTSGIEYFNYEDEPSFSVTTVSSGIPRCTPLLPLDNVNASSSLNRELSLDSAATSSESEETYKSRPISEEQYSKTQQVPEARELTYEFLLLCATGPYAKRPPADWARIQKECPNIVRKAPIRWFEPETYKAKLAAAGCVAILPINEAETDPE